The Kosakonia sp. SMBL-WEM22 sequence ATCGGAAGATATGACGCAGCCCTTTGCCGAGCGCCGCGCCGAGTACCATGCGCGATATCTGGATATCCAGATTGTTTTAAAAGGCGAAGAGGGGATGACCTTCAGCACACAGCCTGCGGGCGCGCCGGATACCGACTGGCTGGCGGATAAAGATATCGCCTTTTTGCCGCAGGGCGAGCAGGAGAAAACCGTGGTGCTGAGCGCCGGGGATTTTGTCGTCTTTTATCCGGGCGAAGCGCATAAACCACTCTGCGCGGTCAACGCGCCCGCGCAGGTGCGCAAAGTGGTGGTTAAACTGCTGGTGGCCTGATTGCTCCCCCTCTCTGCGAGGAGAGGGGAAACGCCTTACTCGCTGAGCGTGGCGACCATTACCGCCTTGATGGTATGCATGCGGTTTTCCGCCTGATCAAACACCACGCTTGCTGACGATTCAAACACTTCATCTGTCACTTCCATGCCGCCGTGCAGGCCGAACTCCTGCGCCATCTGCTTGCCAAGCGCGGTTTGATCGTCGTGAAATGCTGGCAGACAGTGGAGAAACTTCACCTGCGGGTTACCGGTCAGCGACAACATTTTGCTGTTGACCTGGTAAGGACGCAGCAGGGCGATGCGCTCTGCCCACTTCTCTTTCGCTTCGCCCATCGACACCCAGACATCGGTGTAGATAAAGTCCGCATCTTTCACGCCGACGGCGACATCTTCGGTGAGCAGGATATTGCCGCCGTTCTTCACCGCCTGCGCCTGGCACTCTGCCACCAGGCTCGCCTCCGGCCAGCAGGCTTTCGGCGCCACAAGGCGTAGATCGAGACCGACCAGCGCGGCGGCTTCCAGCATCGAGTTGCCCATGTTGTTGCGCGCATCGCCTGCATAGACCAGCGTCATCTGGTTAAAGGCTTTGCCCGGCAGGTGCTCGCGCATGGTGAGCAGATCCGCCAGCAGCTGCGTGGGGTGAAACTCATCGGTTAAGCCGTTCCACACCGGCACGCCCGCGAAGCGCGCCAGGGTTTCAACAATCTCCTGGCCGTAGCCGCGATACTGAATGCCGTCATACATCCGGCCCAGTACGCGCGCGGTATCTTTAATTGACTCTTTATGCCCGATTTGACTACCGCTTGGGCCGAGGTAGGTGACGCGAGCGCCCTGATCGTAAGCGGCAACTTCGAAAGAGCATCGTGTGCGGGTAGAGTCTTTTTCGAAGATGAGCGCGATGTTTTTGCCGGTAAGTTTCTGGACTTCCTGGCCTTTTTTATTATCTGATTTGAGTTGCGCGGCAAGTTGCAGCAGAGCGTGGATTTCAGCAGGGGTAAAATCGAGCAGTTTCAGAAAATGTTTCTGGTAAAAAGGTGACATTTTTTCCTCACATGGCGAACGCCACTTATTGAATTAAAATTCAATCTATATGTATGAATATTCATTTGCAACCCTGATAGATAAATCTTTTCGGCGAAGAGTGGAGGCAACGGCGGCGGTGTGTGACAATAAGAGTATCTGCCACTTTGATGAGGAACGACCCATGGCAAACCCGGAACACCTGGAAGAGCAGCGCGAAGAGACGCGCCTGATTATTGAAGAGCTGCTGGAAGATGGCAGCGATCCTGATGCGCTCTACACCATTGAGCATCACCTGTCGGCAGATGATTTCGAAACGCTGGAAAAAGCGGCCGTTGAAGCCTTCAAACTCGGCTACGAAGTGACCGAGCCGGAAGAGCTGGAGCTGGAAGAGGGTGAAGTGGTGATCTGCTGTGACGTGCTGAGCGAAAGCGCGCTGAATGCCGATCTGATTGACGCGCAGGTTGAGCAGCTGATCAACCTGGCAGAGAAATTCGAAGTTGAGTACGACGGTTGGGGCACCTACTACGAAGACCCGAACGGCGAAGAGGGCGA is a genomic window containing:
- a CDS encoding YhcH/YjgK/YiaL family protein, which codes for MIVGNIHNLQPWLPEELRQAIEHIKQHVTAATPVGKHDIDGNRLFYLVSEDMTQPFAERRAEYHARYLDIQIVLKGEEGMTFSTQPAGAPDTDWLADKDIAFLPQGEQEKTVVLSAGDFVVFYPGEAHKPLCAVNAPAQVRKVVVKLLVA
- the argF gene encoding ornithine carbamoyltransferase; this encodes MSPFYQKHFLKLLDFTPAEIHALLQLAAQLKSDNKKGQEVQKLTGKNIALIFEKDSTRTRCSFEVAAYDQGARVTYLGPSGSQIGHKESIKDTARVLGRMYDGIQYRGYGQEIVETLARFAGVPVWNGLTDEFHPTQLLADLLTMREHLPGKAFNQMTLVYAGDARNNMGNSMLEAAALVGLDLRLVAPKACWPEASLVAECQAQAVKNGGNILLTEDVAVGVKDADFIYTDVWVSMGEAKEKWAERIALLRPYQVNSKMLSLTGNPQVKFLHCLPAFHDDQTALGKQMAQEFGLHGGMEVTDEVFESSASVVFDQAENRMHTIKAVMVATLSE
- the rraB gene encoding ribonuclease E inhibitor RraB — encoded protein: MANPEHLEEQREETRLIIEELLEDGSDPDALYTIEHHLSADDFETLEKAAVEAFKLGYEVTEPEELELEEGEVVICCDVLSESALNADLIDAQVEQLINLAEKFEVEYDGWGTYYEDPNGEEGDDEDDEDYVDEEDDGVRH